The following are from one region of the Gossypium hirsutum isolate 1008001.06 chromosome D03, Gossypium_hirsutum_v2.1, whole genome shotgun sequence genome:
- the LOC121215513 gene encoding uncharacterized protein, giving the protein MRKTNIFFSRRVDGSVGRSISRFFGFQEVSNLGTYLGVPFFHEKVTNNTLHFVVDKTMMVPKGLCEEIEHIVWKFVWGSSRGSAKITLVGFNVKSNGDALWVWVLRSKYGVFSGLPENLA; this is encoded by the exons ATGAGGAAgacaaatatttttttctctagGAGGGTTGATGGCAGTGTAGGGAGGAGTATCAGTAGATTTTTTGGTTTCCAGGAGGTGAGTAACTTGGGAACGTATCTGGGTGTGCCCTTTTTCCATGAGAAGGTTACCAACAATACATTACACTTCGTGGTTGATAAG ACGATGATGGTTCCCAAAGGCCTATGCGAAGAGATTGAACACATTGTATGGAAATTTGTTTGGGGATCTTCTAGAGGCAGTGCAAAGATAACCTTG GTTGGTTTCAATGTTAAATCAAATGGTGATGCCCTTTGGGTTTGGGTTCTTCGGTCGAAGTACGGGGTTTTTAGTGGATTGCCTGAGAATTTAGCATGA